One window of Inquilinus sp. KBS0705 genomic DNA carries:
- a CDS encoding DUF4834 family protein, producing the protein MGLIRFLIISICSLYIIRSLVRLLLPMLFNSVINNAQQQQQRNQQNYSQPKPDGRVRIDHMPEGKKSQVPDSEGEFVDYEEIK; encoded by the coding sequence ATGGGTTTAATACGTTTTCTGATCATATCAATTTGTTCGTTATATATTATACGCAGCTTGGTGCGTTTGCTTTTGCCTATGCTGTTTAACAGCGTAATTAACAACGCGCAGCAACAGCAGCAACGCAACCAGCAAAACTACAGCCAGCCAAAACCTGATGGCCGTGTACGTATAGATCATATGCCCGAGGGTAAAAAAAGCCAGGTGCCCGACTCTGAAGGTGAATTTGTTGATTACGAAGAGATAAAATAA
- a CDS encoding branched-chain amino acid aminotransferase, whose amino-acid sequence MTETLDIKLTKNPHSRLAETDFDNLPFGKTFTDHMLMADYADGEWKNFEILPYGPIDLSPAISALHYGQSFFEGIKAYKHADGTVSIFRPDKNAIRFNKSAERLCMPTLPEEVFVQSIAALVDLDRDWIPGKANHALYIRPFMFATDPYLGVTPSATYKYMVLVGPVGPYFSKPLRVKIETNYTRAAEGGMGYAKAAGNYGSAMLPGRKAAEEGFDQLIWTDAKEHKYIEEMGAANAMFLLDGTLITAEAKDTILDGVTRDTVIALAKSWGIPVEERKVSVAELIEGAKNGKLTDAFGAGTAATIASVASFSYNGEEYFLSDPQTREFSKKVLSTLDDIKYGRIADTHGWNYIV is encoded by the coding sequence ATGACCGAAACACTGGACATAAAATTAACTAAAAACCCGCATTCGCGCTTAGCCGAAACGGATTTTGACAATTTGCCTTTTGGCAAAACCTTTACAGACCACATGCTAATGGCTGATTATGCCGATGGCGAATGGAAGAATTTTGAAATTTTACCTTACGGCCCAATTGATCTTAGTCCGGCAATTTCGGCGCTGCACTATGGCCAGTCGTTTTTTGAGGGTATAAAGGCTTATAAACATGCTGATGGAACGGTCTCTATTTTCCGTCCTGATAAAAATGCTATCCGTTTTAACAAATCGGCCGAGCGCCTGTGCATGCCTACCCTGCCCGAAGAAGTGTTTGTACAGAGCATAGCCGCTTTGGTTGACCTTGACCGCGACTGGATACCTGGCAAAGCTAACCATGCCCTTTACATAAGGCCGTTTATGTTTGCTACCGACCCTTATTTGGGCGTAACACCATCGGCTACCTATAAATATATGGTACTTGTTGGCCCTGTTGGCCCGTACTTTTCAAAACCGCTTAGGGTTAAAATAGAAACGAATTACACCCGCGCTGCCGAAGGTGGTATGGGCTATGCCAAAGCTGCCGGTAACTACGGCTCAGCAATGCTACCGGGCCGCAAGGCCGCCGAGGAAGGTTTTGACCAACTGATATGGACCGATGCCAAAGAGCATAAATACATTGAAGAAATGGGCGCTGCTAACGCAATGTTTTTGCTGGACGGCACCCTAATAACCGCCGAAGCTAAAGATACTATACTGGATGGCGTAACCCGCGATACCGTAATTGCGCTGGCAAAAAGCTGGGGCATACCTGTCGAAGAACGCAAGGTATCGGTTGCGGAGTTAATAGAAGGCGCCAAAAACGGCAAACTAACTGATGCCTTTGGTGCAGGTACTGCAGCAACCATTGCCTCTGTAGCATCTTTTAGCTACAACGGCGAAGAGTACTTTTTAAGCGACCCGCAAACCCGCGAATTCTCTAAGAAAGTGCTTTCAACTTTAGATGATATTAAATATGGCCGAATTGCTGATACGCACGGCTGGAACTATATAGTTTAA
- a CDS encoding tryptophan 2,3-dioxygenase, which produces MSISPEIEKRLTLLQEKYNAMGQDMTSYLDGLLHADFLTYWDYIHLDTLLSLQSPKTPFPDEEIFIMYHQITELYFKLSLHECKQIAGHQNLTADFFATRIKRINRYFEALTQSFEIMVDGMEKEQFLQFRMSLLPASGFQSGQYRMIEIYATDFINLVAADQRVTLASATVEEQFEQLYWKFGATELSTGKQTLTLKQFEKKYAKTFVELGKSVANTNFNSLLQQFKYKGESTKALEEQLRQLDINVNVNWPLSHYKSAVRYLHREPEEIKATGGTNWQKYLPPRFQRRIFYPSLWSTEELENWGKAWVDKVIGEL; this is translated from the coding sequence ATGAGCATCTCTCCCGAAATAGAAAAGAGGTTAACGCTGCTACAGGAAAAATACAATGCCATGGGGCAGGATATGACATCGTACCTGGATGGCTTGCTGCATGCCGATTTTTTAACCTACTGGGATTACATTCACCTGGATACTTTATTGAGCCTGCAAAGCCCCAAAACACCCTTTCCGGATGAAGAGATATTCATCATGTATCACCAGATAACCGAGCTATACTTTAAGCTAAGTCTGCACGAATGCAAGCAGATAGCCGGGCATCAAAACCTAACTGCCGACTTTTTCGCCACCCGCATCAAACGCATTAACCGTTATTTTGAGGCGCTTACACAATCTTTCGAGATAATGGTGGATGGGATGGAGAAAGAACAATTTTTACAGTTCAGGATGTCCTTACTACCTGCGAGTGGTTTTCAAAGCGGGCAGTACCGTATGATAGAGATATACGCTACCGACTTTATTAACCTGGTAGCCGCCGACCAACGTGTAACCTTAGCCAGCGCAACGGTTGAAGAGCAGTTTGAGCAGCTGTACTGGAAATTTGGCGCTACCGAGCTATCTACCGGAAAGCAAACGCTTACCTTAAAACAGTTCGAAAAAAAATATGCCAAAACCTTTGTCGAGCTGGGTAAAAGCGTGGCCAATACCAATTTTAACAGCCTACTGCAGCAGTTTAAATATAAAGGCGAAAGCACCAAAGCACTGGAAGAACAATTACGCCAGCTGGATATTAACGTAAATGTAAACTGGCCGCTATCGCACTATAAATCGGCCGTGCGCTACCTGCACCGCGAGCCCGAAGAGATTAAAGCTACCGGTGGCACTAACTGGCAAAAGTACCTGCCCCCGCGTTTTCAACGCCGTATATTCTATCCATCTTTATGGAGTACCGAAGAATTAGAGAACTGGGGTAAGGCCTGGGTAGATAAGGTTATTGGTGAATTGTAG
- a CDS encoding voltage-gated chloride channel protein — translation MFKNIFPKQFALLNYLIRWTIITIPVAVAIGSMVALFLWLLSWAIHFRFAHTWLLYLLPLAGIIIHLLYKSYGQSSERGNNLIIDEIHQPGAGVPKRMAPLILITTVITHLFGGSAGREGTAVQIGGSLANMFAGWFKLDEADKKMILTAGIAAGFGAVFGTPLTGAIFALEVIAIGKIPYKALLPCLIAGGIGHLTVIAWGVHHTLYHVDVVDTGQNFYGHHLSLSMLLLAKIVMASAVFGLVSFVFAKAVHLIKNFFLRWIKITWLIPICGGLIIIIITQVLAKPDYLSLGVDAEYPGAVTIVSAFQHGGADPLSWLWKLIYTAITLGTGFKGGEVTPLFYIGATLGNTLADLMNAPTGLFAALGFIAVFAGATNTPLACTLMGVELFGGHYAILFAIACFTAYIFSGDGGIYPAQKTTALKLTGNSKYLQRMFSKYKL, via the coding sequence ATGTTTAAAAATATCTTTCCAAAACAATTCGCGCTTCTTAATTACCTTATCCGCTGGACGATCATTACTATCCCTGTAGCTGTGGCTATTGGCAGTATGGTAGCCTTATTTTTGTGGCTGCTTAGCTGGGCCATCCATTTCAGGTTTGCACATACCTGGCTGTTGTACTTACTGCCTTTGGCGGGTATAATTATCCATTTACTATATAAATCTTACGGCCAATCGTCCGAGCGTGGTAATAACCTGATCATTGACGAGATACACCAGCCCGGCGCGGGTGTGCCAAAACGTATGGCCCCGCTTATTTTAATTACTACTGTTATTACGCACTTATTCGGTGGCTCCGCGGGGCGCGAGGGCACTGCTGTGCAAATTGGTGGTAGCCTGGCCAATATGTTTGCAGGCTGGTTTAAACTTGACGAGGCCGATAAAAAAATGATACTTACAGCCGGCATAGCTGCAGGTTTTGGCGCAGTGTTTGGTACGCCCTTAACCGGTGCCATCTTCGCGCTTGAGGTAATAGCAATTGGTAAAATACCTTACAAGGCCTTGTTGCCTTGCTTAATAGCGGGGGGGATTGGCCACCTTACCGTAATAGCATGGGGGGTACACCATACCCTTTATCATGTTGATGTAGTTGATACAGGGCAAAACTTTTACGGGCATCATTTATCGCTAAGTATGTTGCTGCTGGCAAAAATAGTAATGGCATCTGCCGTGTTTGGATTGGTAAGTTTTGTATTTGCCAAAGCGGTACACCTCATCAAAAACTTTTTTTTAAGGTGGATAAAAATAACCTGGCTGATACCTATTTGCGGCGGACTTATCATTATCATCATTACACAAGTATTGGCTAAACCCGATTACTTAAGTTTGGGCGTAGATGCCGAATACCCCGGCGCGGTAACCATTGTATCGGCCTTTCAGCATGGCGGCGCAGATCCCTTAAGCTGGTTATGGAAGTTAATATACACTGCTATTACTTTAGGTACCGGCTTTAAAGGGGGCGAGGTAACGCCCTTGTTTTATATAGGCGCTACATTGGGTAACACCCTTGCCGATTTGATGAACGCGCCTACAGGCTTATTTGCCGCACTGGGGTTTATAGCCGTTTTTGCCGGAGCTACCAACACACCGCTGGCCTGTACATTAATGGGTGTTGAGTTGTTTGGTGGCCATTACGCCATACTTTTTGCTATTGCCTGTTTTACGGCTTACATTTTTAGCGGAGATGGCGGCATATATCCGGCGCAAAAAACAACGGCTTTAAAATTAACCGGTAATAGTAAATACCTGCAACGTATGTTTTCAAAGTATAAACTTTAG
- a CDS encoding universal stress protein, translated as MKISKILIGIDESKNAEYAAAYGFELARTFNAHVGLVHIVEPSVTPESTVDSVTGMPMMNTGMVDAEVMDILSYNSDNIITRTIKKYGDGLKVTHFNEFGSTADAIVDCGKEFNADLIVLGTHSRTGLDRLFMGSVAENVVRHSQVPVLVVPLPAGA; from the coding sequence ATGAAGATCAGCAAAATACTAATAGGCATAGACGAAAGCAAAAACGCCGAATATGCAGCGGCATACGGTTTTGAACTGGCCCGTACTTTTAACGCGCATGTGGGGCTGGTGCATATTGTCGAACCATCTGTAACACCCGAAAGTACTGTAGACTCGGTAACCGGTATGCCCATGATGAACACCGGTATGGTTGATGCTGAGGTAATGGATATATTAAGCTATAACTCGGATAATATTATTACCCGAACCATAAAAAAGTATGGCGATGGTTTAAAGGTTACCCATTTTAATGAGTTTGGATCTACAGCCGATGCTATTGTAGATTGCGGCAAAGAATTTAACGCCGACCTTATTGTTTTAGGTACGCATAGCCGCACCGGTTTAGACAGACTGTTTATGGGCAGCGTTGCCGAAAATGTGGTGCGCCATAGCCAGGTACCTGTGTTAGTAGTGCCTCTGCCGGCGGGTGCTTAA